A window of the Methanocorpusculum vombati genome harbors these coding sequences:
- a CDS encoding shikimate kinase, with protein sequence MIGHGVSYGALSVINAIAMGKGAGFGIDLKTEATVRLTAEPEIVVEIDAHPSEDTRLARFSVEEMLRRYPDSGMRGAVITTTSNIPISQGLKSSSAATNAILAATADALGVTLDPLEIGRIGATVAIAAGVSITGTFDDACACMLGGLVFTDNPNRELLHRLPMPEGYTAVIHLPEFQIRKSAFPKERMREMADEVAAAYDRALAGDVFGAMYANGACTCRALGIEPEAADRALACGAAGAGLSGTGPATGILVETDRLDAFLDAFGRDHVIVANVRNGDAV encoded by the coding sequence ATGATCGGTCACGGGGTCTCCTACGGTGCTCTCTCGGTCATCAATGCAATTGCGATGGGGAAGGGAGCCGGGTTCGGTATCGATCTGAAAACCGAGGCAACCGTCCGCCTCACGGCCGAGCCGGAGATTGTGGTTGAGATAGACGCTCATCCCTCGGAGGATACGCGGCTTGCCCGCTTTTCGGTCGAGGAGATGCTCAGGCGCTATCCGGACTCCGGGATGCGGGGGGCGGTGATTACCACGACCTCCAACATTCCGATCTCCCAGGGACTCAAAAGCAGCAGTGCGGCAACCAACGCAATCCTTGCCGCAACCGCCGACGCGCTCGGCGTCACGCTTGACCCGCTGGAGATTGGGCGTATCGGCGCAACCGTTGCCATTGCTGCGGGGGTCAGCATCACCGGAACATTTGATGATGCCTGCGCCTGTATGCTCGGCGGTCTTGTCTTTACCGACAACCCGAATCGTGAACTCCTGCACCGGCTGCCGATGCCCGAAGGATACACGGCGGTCATTCATCTGCCGGAGTTCCAGATCCGGAAGTCCGCGTTTCCCAAGGAACGCATGCGGGAGATGGCGGATGAGGTCGCCGCCGCATATGACCGCGCTCTTGCGGGCGATGTGTTTGGCGCGATGTATGCAAACGGTGCCTGTACCTGCCGGGCGCTCGGGATTGAACCGGAGGCTGCCGACCGGGCGCTTGCCTGCGGAGCGGCAGGCGCGGGGCTTTCCGGTACCGGTCCTGCGACCGGTATTCTTGTTGAAACCGACCGGCTTGATGCATTTCTGGATGCTTTCGGGCGCGACCATGTGATCGTGGCCAATGTCAGGAACGGTGATGCAGTATGA